In one Catenulispora sp. EB89 genomic region, the following are encoded:
- a CDS encoding RNB domain-containing ribonuclease yields the protein MPQRVLTVEAAVPAADLRAGFDAIRAELQLPGPWPADAQAEAEAAAKAPRMPEADATGLPLVTLDPAESMDLDQAMHLETREGGGYRVHYAIADVAAFVTPGSVLDLETHRRGETYYMPDMRVPLHPEILSEGAASLLPGQERPALLWQIDLDSSGDTTNVEVRRARVRSRAKLNYQDTQAALDAGTADEVLRLLREIGTLRQDREAERGGISLSVPAQVVVADGDSWSLEYRTPLPVENWNAQISLLTGMAAAELMVYGEIGLLRTMPDPPEFAYHRLHRVARALKIRWPEGVSYSDLIRKLDPAVPAHAAFLQETTTLMRGAGYTAFDGGVPEQAGHSALATTYAHVTAPLRRLADRYAGEVCVALCGGTEVPDWARSELPKLPAVMEGADRRGSAVDRECVDLVETMLLKDRVGEEFDAVVIDLNERIDWDHNGKPDVGIVQLTQPAVRARCDGHDLPLGQETRVRLAEADVTTRRILFEATDPRYTVRDRPAKNVAGNGGGGNGGGGNGGGGNGGGGNGGGGNGVKSLDKGSEKNPDNGKNTEKN from the coding sequence ATGCCGCAAAGAGTCCTCACCGTCGAGGCCGCCGTCCCGGCCGCCGACCTGCGCGCGGGGTTCGACGCCATCCGTGCCGAACTGCAGCTGCCCGGGCCCTGGCCGGCCGACGCCCAGGCCGAGGCCGAGGCGGCGGCGAAGGCCCCGCGCATGCCCGAGGCGGACGCCACCGGCCTGCCGCTGGTCACCCTGGACCCGGCGGAGTCGATGGACCTGGACCAGGCCATGCACCTGGAGACGCGCGAGGGCGGCGGCTACCGGGTGCACTACGCGATCGCCGACGTCGCGGCGTTCGTCACCCCCGGCAGCGTGCTGGACCTGGAGACGCACCGGCGCGGCGAGACGTACTACATGCCGGACATGCGCGTGCCGCTGCACCCGGAGATCCTGTCCGAGGGCGCGGCCTCGCTGCTGCCCGGCCAGGAGCGCCCGGCGCTGCTGTGGCAGATCGATCTGGACTCCTCCGGCGACACCACGAACGTCGAGGTGCGGCGGGCCCGCGTGCGCAGCCGCGCCAAGCTGAACTACCAGGACACCCAGGCGGCGCTCGACGCCGGCACCGCCGACGAGGTCCTGCGCCTGCTCCGCGAGATCGGCACGCTGCGCCAGGACCGCGAGGCCGAGCGCGGCGGGATAAGCCTGAGCGTGCCGGCGCAGGTCGTGGTCGCCGACGGCGACAGCTGGTCGCTGGAGTACCGCACGCCGCTGCCGGTGGAGAACTGGAACGCGCAGATCTCGCTGCTGACCGGAATGGCCGCCGCCGAGCTGATGGTCTACGGCGAGATCGGCCTGCTGCGCACCATGCCCGACCCGCCGGAGTTCGCCTACCACCGGCTGCACCGCGTGGCCCGGGCGCTGAAGATCCGCTGGCCGGAGGGCGTCAGCTACAGCGACCTGATCCGCAAACTCGACCCGGCGGTCCCGGCGCACGCGGCGTTCCTGCAGGAGACCACGACGCTGATGCGCGGCGCCGGCTACACGGCCTTCGACGGCGGCGTGCCGGAGCAGGCCGGCCACTCGGCGCTGGCCACGACGTACGCGCACGTCACCGCCCCGCTGCGGCGGCTGGCGGACCGCTACGCCGGCGAGGTGTGCGTGGCCCTGTGCGGCGGCACGGAGGTCCCGGACTGGGCCCGCTCGGAGCTGCCGAAGCTGCCGGCGGTGATGGAGGGCGCGGACCGGCGCGGCTCGGCGGTGGACCGGGAGTGCGTGGACCTGGTGGAGACGATGCTGCTGAAGGACCGCGTCGGCGAGGAGTTCGACGCGGTGGTGATCGACCTGAACGAGCGCATCGACTGGGACCACAACGGCAAACCGGACGTCGGCATCGTGCAGCTGACGCAGCCCGCGGTACGCGCCCGCTGCGACGGCCACGACCTGCCGCTGGGGCAGGAGACGCGGGTGCGGCTGGCCGAGGCGGACGTGACGACGCGGCGGATACTGTTCGAGGCCACGGACCCGCGGTACACGGTGCGGGACCGGCCGGCGAAGAACGTCGCGGGGAACGGTGGCGGCGGGAACGGCGGCGGCGGGAACGGTGGCGGCGGGAACGGTGGCGGCGGGAACGGTGGCGGCGGGAACGGCGTCAAGAGTCTTGATAAGGGTTCTGAGAAGAACCCTGACAACGGCAAGAACACAGAGAAGAACTGA
- a CDS encoding VOC family protein, with protein sequence MAAEPERVLRMREASDAVESIGWRYLLGTLRTAVAVTSLAQASAVATKAVEACASDADRHLWFDVRADKVLLVLQSLDAAAVTDVDAELAGRVSLAVREAGLETSADVASAATRALQLVEIGVDAIDIPAVRPFWKAVFAYEDEGSKTGPTDALVDPQRQGPAIWFQQMDAPRPQRNRIHFDICVPHDEAQRRIAAALAAGGRLTYEDEAPAFWVLADPEGNEVCITTWQGRQPD encoded by the coding sequence ATGGCGGCCGAGCCGGAACGAGTCCTGCGGATGCGCGAGGCGTCCGATGCGGTCGAATCGATCGGCTGGCGCTACCTGCTGGGGACGCTGCGCACCGCGGTCGCCGTGACGTCGCTGGCGCAGGCGAGCGCGGTCGCGACGAAGGCGGTCGAGGCCTGCGCGTCGGACGCCGACCGCCACCTGTGGTTCGACGTCCGCGCCGACAAGGTCCTGCTGGTCCTGCAGTCCCTCGACGCCGCCGCGGTGACGGACGTCGACGCGGAGCTGGCAGGCCGCGTCTCGCTCGCGGTGCGCGAGGCGGGGCTGGAGACGTCGGCGGACGTCGCGAGCGCGGCGACGCGTGCGCTGCAACTGGTGGAGATCGGCGTGGACGCGATCGACATCCCGGCGGTGCGGCCGTTCTGGAAGGCGGTGTTCGCCTACGAGGACGAGGGAAGCAAAACCGGTCCCACGGACGCGCTCGTCGACCCGCAGCGGCAGGGGCCGGCGATCTGGTTCCAGCAGATGGACGCACCGCGTCCGCAGCGCAACCGGATCCACTTCGACATCTGCGTTCCGCACGACGAGGCGCAGCGCCGCATCGCGGCGGCGCTGGCTGCGGGTGGGCGGCTGACGTATGAGGACGAGGCGCCGGCGTTCTGGGTGCTCGCGGATCCGGAGGGTAATGAGGTGTGCATCACGACGTGGCAGGGGCGGCAGCCGGACTAG
- a CDS encoding VOC family protein: protein MASLIRHVTFDCADPYKLASFWAEVFGTTLHPEDQPGDGEVGLVGSDLLFIQVPESKAVKNRVHVDLQPQDRTRDEEVERLLTLGATLFADHRNPDGTGWAVLLDPEGNEFCVERSLAEREQS, encoded by the coding sequence ATGGCTTCTCTCATTCGTCACGTCACCTTCGACTGCGCTGACCCGTACAAGCTGGCCTCCTTCTGGGCCGAGGTTTTCGGGACGACGCTCCATCCAGAGGACCAGCCTGGAGATGGCGAGGTCGGTCTCGTAGGTTCCGATTTGCTGTTCATCCAGGTTCCCGAGTCGAAGGCGGTCAAGAACCGGGTCCATGTGGACCTTCAGCCTCAGGACCGTACCCGAGACGAGGAAGTTGAGCGGCTTCTGACCCTCGGCGCCACCCTGTTTGCGGATCACCGCAACCCTGACGGCACGGGATGGGCCGTCCTGCTCGACCCGGAAGGCAACGAGTTCTGCGTGGAGCGGAGCCTCGCGGAGCGCGAGCAGAGCTAG